A window of Mucilaginibacter paludis DSM 18603 contains these coding sequences:
- a CDS encoding NAD-dependent epimerase/dehydratase family protein yields the protein MILVTGATGFLGSELAKQLAAQGNNLVCIKRGTSVVPDILKPFTTQIKWVEADILDVFALDDALTGITQVYHCAAWVSFNPAHKKMMIKTNVEGTANLVNLCNQYGIRMVHVSSIAAIGEAKPGELISEKNHLEETPHENAYAISKYESEMEVWRGIAEGLNAVIVNPSLIIGASAGVNGSGKIFQTVYKRLKYYTPGSCGFVDVEDVAKSMILLMDSGITEQRYIVNAENWLYKDLFTETARNFKVPPPTSEAKSWMLNLAWRFSAVWGLLSGKPKGVDKISAQAASKKLNYDNAKLIKATGITFKPLSLSIKQICLALSVHSS from the coding sequence ATGATACTGGTTACAGGTGCAACAGGTTTCCTGGGTTCAGAACTGGCGAAGCAATTAGCCGCTCAAGGCAATAATTTAGTTTGTATTAAACGCGGCACATCAGTTGTGCCGGATATACTTAAGCCCTTTACAACACAAATAAAATGGGTTGAGGCCGATATATTGGATGTTTTTGCTTTGGATGATGCCTTAACCGGCATTACACAGGTTTACCATTGCGCCGCTTGGGTATCATTTAACCCGGCGCACAAAAAAATGATGATCAAAACCAATGTGGAGGGCACGGCCAACCTGGTTAATTTGTGCAACCAATATGGCATCCGGATGGTACACGTAAGCTCTATAGCCGCTATTGGCGAGGCCAAGCCGGGCGAGTTGATCAGCGAAAAAAATCACCTCGAAGAAACTCCGCACGAAAACGCCTACGCGATATCGAAATACGAAAGCGAAATGGAGGTTTGGCGGGGTATTGCCGAAGGCTTAAACGCGGTAATTGTAAACCCTTCGCTTATTATTGGCGCCAGCGCTGGAGTAAACGGAAGCGGCAAAATTTTCCAGACAGTTTATAAGAGATTAAAATATTATACCCCGGGCAGTTGCGGTTTTGTAGATGTTGAAGATGTTGCCAAAAGCATGATCCTGCTGATGGATAGCGGCATTACCGAACAGCGATATATTGTTAATGCCGAGAATTGGCTTTATAAAGACCTGTTTACAGAAACCGCCCGCAATTTTAAAGTGCCGCCACCCACAAGCGAAGCTAAATCATGGATGCTTAACTTAGCCTGGCGATTTTCGGCCGTTTGGGGTTTACTGAGTGGAAAGCCTAAAGGAGTGGATAAAATATCGGCGCAAGCGGCTTCAAAAAAACTCAATTATGATAATGCTAAGCTCATCAAGGCCACAGGCATTACCTTCAAACCGCTAAGCCTATCCATTAAACAGATCTGCCTGGCGCTGTCGGTGCATTCTTCATAG
- a CDS encoding universal stress protein, giving the protein MKFQRVLIGIDDSKYAENAAQYGFELARQFNAEVALVHIVEPVVTTPLNDSSMMGSIIPSLSGGVEEAEVINAQQEYSRKLINDTIDKLGSGLTVTQFNEIGSTSDTIIDCAARFRADLIVIGTHSRTGLDRFLMGSVAESIVRHSPVAVLVIPMKEEEAKP; this is encoded by the coding sequence ATGAAATTTCAAAGAGTTTTAATTGGTATCGATGATAGTAAATATGCCGAAAACGCGGCGCAGTATGGTTTTGAACTCGCCCGCCAGTTTAATGCCGAAGTAGCGCTGGTTCATATTGTTGAACCCGTGGTTACTACCCCGCTGAACGACAGCAGCATGATGGGATCGATCATCCCATCATTGAGTGGCGGAGTAGAGGAAGCAGAAGTTATTAACGCCCAGCAGGAATACTCGCGAAAATTGATAAATGACACCATAGACAAATTAGGCAGTGGTTTAACAGTTACCCAGTTTAACGAGATCGGCTCAACCTCGGATACGATTATCGATTGCGCCGCCCGCTTCAGAGCCGACCTGATTGTAATTGGCACCCATAGCCGAACAGGTTTAGACCGTTTTTTAATGGGTAGCGTTGCCGAATCTATCGTGCGGCACTCGCCGGTAGCTGTATTGGTAATACCGATGAAAGAAGAGGAAGCTAAGCCTTGA
- a CDS encoding HAD-IB family phosphatase encodes MSQYYIIDFDSTFTQVEALDELARISLKDRLDKEKIFKQIENLTNAAMEGRLSFSESLEARVRLLQADQIHLKQLVKHLKKKVSASFSRNKDFFRENADKVLIVSGGFKEFITPVVTEYHIKKENIYANTFEFDEEGNIIGYDTENPLSQEGGKVALLRQLNLPGEIFGIGDGHSDFQLKESGMIKKFFAFTENIERKAVAEKADHITPSFDEFLYINKMPRAISYPKNRIKCLVVGNIDEEALAMMRKEGYNIRQRESIEEKYLEEAGVLFCDEAHQPTPMQLEQAGRLKVIGCFGKISNRKIADTAGENGIIIFDDPKHNPRNAEFIPKRVIDFMNEGKTHMSCNFPELQPPRVNNAHRLIHIHKNVPGILAQINEVFAKHNINIVGEFLVTNAQIGYVITDVNKGYDQQILTELKKIEHTIKFRLLY; translated from the coding sequence ATGAGCCAATATTATATCATAGATTTCGATAGCACTTTTACACAGGTTGAAGCTTTAGACGAGTTAGCCCGTATTTCATTAAAAGACCGTTTAGATAAGGAAAAGATATTTAAACAGATTGAAAATTTAACCAACGCTGCTATGGAGGGCCGCTTGTCGTTCTCCGAAAGCCTTGAGGCGCGCGTAAGGCTGTTGCAGGCCGATCAGATCCATCTTAAGCAGCTTGTTAAGCATTTAAAAAAGAAGGTGTCGGCATCGTTTTCTCGCAATAAGGATTTTTTTAGAGAGAATGCCGATAAAGTTCTGATTGTTTCAGGCGGCTTTAAAGAGTTTATCACGCCCGTTGTTACCGAATACCACATTAAAAAAGAAAACATCTACGCCAACACTTTTGAGTTTGACGAAGAAGGTAACATCATTGGCTACGATACCGAAAATCCACTTTCGCAGGAAGGCGGCAAGGTTGCCCTGTTAAGGCAGCTGAATCTGCCCGGCGAGATTTTTGGCATTGGCGACGGCCACTCTGATTTTCAATTGAAGGAATCGGGGATGATTAAAAAGTTTTTCGCCTTTACTGAAAATATTGAACGCAAGGCCGTGGCCGAAAAAGCCGACCATATTACCCCCAGCTTTGATGAGTTTTTGTACATCAACAAGATGCCGAGGGCTATATCCTATCCCAAAAACAGGATCAAGTGCCTGGTTGTAGGTAATATTGACGAAGAAGCGCTGGCTATGATGCGCAAAGAGGGTTACAACATCAGGCAGCGTGAAAGCATCGAAGAAAAATACCTGGAAGAAGCCGGCGTATTATTTTGCGACGAAGCACACCAACCCACACCCATGCAACTGGAGCAGGCGGGCAGATTAAAAGTAATAGGTTGTTTTGGGAAGATAAGCAACCGCAAAATAGCCGATACGGCTGGTGAAAACGGAATTATTATTTTTGACGATCCGAAACATAACCCCCGCAATGCCGAATTTATCCCTAAACGGGTAATAGACTTTATGAACGAGGGTAAAACGCACATGAGCTGCAACTTTCCCGAATTGCAGCCGCCCCGTGTTAACAATGCGCACAGGCTTATCCACATCCATAAAAACGTGCCCGGCATCCTGGCTCAAATTAACGAGGTGTTTGCCAAGCACAATATCAACATTGTGGGTGAGTTTTTGGTTACCAACGCTCAAATTGGTTATGTAATTACCGATGTTAACAAAGGTTATGATCAGCAAATATTAACCGAACTTAAAAAGATCGAACATACCATTAAGTTCAGGCTGTTATATTAA